In Nocardia terpenica, the genomic window GTCACCCACCGCGGCCTCGCAGACGATGCGGCGCGCCAGCAGGCCCGCGATCTGCACGACCGCCACCAGCCGTCCCGACGCGGTCTCGAGCACCATGGTGTTGCGCTCGTTCGCGGCGCTGGCCTCGGGCAGATCGGCGGAGCGGAATTGTCCACGCCGGTAGACGATTTCCCGCACGGTGCCGGACACCGGCGTGCGCTGCACGTGCACGTCGAGCACCGACAGGAAGATGCTCACCCGGGGCAGCGCGGCGTCGCCGAGGTTCAGCTCGGCGGGCGGCACCGCGGTATCGACCAGCGCGACCTGGCCGTCCGCCGGGGCGACCACCACATCGGCTCGGTTCGGCGGCACCCGGTGCGGATGCCGGAAGAACGCGGCCGAGGCCGCCGCGGCCGCCAAACCCGTGCGGCGCACCCACTTTCGGCGCCCGCCGAGCAGCGCCACCGCCAGCGGCGCCGCCACGAACGGCAGGCCGGCGGGGTGCAGCGGCGGAATCGCGTCGCGGACCAGGTCGGCGACATGGCCGAGACCGGCGCGTTCGGGTGTGCCTGGCGGGGTCGGGCGGCGGGCCACGGGCTCCTCTTTCGTGCGCGGACGGTGGGCGGTGCTGGACCGCGCTCACACCTTACGGGACGCCGGGCTCCGCAGCGTGTGACGAGGATCCGTTCGCGCACCGGCGACACCCGAACTTGATGTGACAATACGCCCCCGTAGGGCGGCTTTTCGGGATAACATGAGGGGGCCTCACGTCTGTGGTCGCCTAGCGAGCCGGTGCTGAGGGGAACGTTCGATGAGCGGGTGGGGCCCCGAGCCCGCAAACGCCTGCCGGCAGGTGCATAGGAGACGCACGATGGCTGCTCGACTCGCCCAGGTGGACGGGGCGGAGTACACCGCCATGCTCGGACTCGGCGTATATCGCCCCGGTCGGGTGGTCACCAACGACGAAGTCGCCGGACCGATCAATTCCAGCGACGAATGGATCCGCACCCGCTCGGGCATCCGGACCCGCCGGTTCGCCTCCGAGGAGGAGACGGTCATCGCCATGAGCGTGGCGGCCGCCCGCGACGCGCTGGAATCCGCCGGTGTCACCGCCGACCAGATCGACTGCGTCATCGTCGCCACCTCCAGCTGGCTGCTGCTCACGCCCGCCGCCGCCCCGCAGATCGCCACCGAACTGGGCATGAACCATCCCGCCGCGTTCGACATCTCCGCCGGGTGCGCCGGGTTCTGTCACGCGCTGACGCTGGCCTCCGACCTGGTCAAGGGCGGTACCGCCGGTCACGTTCTGGTCATCGGCGTGGAGCGGCTCACCGACACCATCAACCCCGCCGACCGCGGCACCGCGTTCCTGTTCGCCGACGGCGCGGGCGCGGTGGTGGTCGGCCCCTCCGACGAGCCCGGCATCGGCCCCACGGTCTGGGGCTCCGACGGCACCCAGCACCACGCCATCCGCCAGGACAAGAACTGGATCGAATTCTTCCGCGAGGTCGAGGAACAGGGCGCCGACGCGGTGCGACCGTATCTGGCCATGGAGGGCACGGCGGTATTCCGTTGGGCCGCACACTCGTTGAAGAAGGTGTGCCTGGAGGCCATCGAGCGCGCGGGCCTGTCGCCGAGCGACCTCGACGCCATGGTCCCGCACCAGGCCAACGGCCGGATCATCGAGATCATGGCCCGGGAGCTGCGGCTCGCGGAGAGCTGCGCCCTGGCCGAGGACATCGAGGAGGCGGGCAACACCTCCGCCGCCTCCATCCCGCTGGCCATGGAGGCGCTGCTGCGCAAGGGCGAGACCAAGCCCGGCGCCGACGCACTGCTCGTCGCGTTCGGCGCGGGCCTGTCCTACGCCGCCCAGGTGGTGAAGCTGCCGAACTGGCAGTAATCAGCCGAGGTCCCAGGTGACGGTCACGGTGAACGTCACCGTCTGCGTCCCCGGCTCGAGCGGAATGTCCGGCCCCGCCGCCGCCCCCTGATTGAACCGCGGGGTGGGCGGCGGTGTGCCGCTGCTGGTTTCGTTGATCGTCTTGACATCGCGCAGCTTCAGCCCGGCCAGCACCGCGTACTGTTCGGCCCGCGCCTTGGCGTCGGCGAAGGCCCGGGCGCGGGCATCGGCCAGCAGCTTCGAATTGTCGTCGAGCCCGAAGGACACTCCTTGGATGCGGGCGTCGTTGCCGCCGGCCTGCACCGCCGCGGACAGGACCGCCGACGCCCTGGGCAGATCGCGGACCGTCACGTGCAGGGAGTTCGTGGCCCGGTACCCGGTCACGGTGTGATCGGGCCCGAACTGCGGTTGCAGCGCGACATCCGCGGTCTGGACGTCCTCGCGCTTGGCGCCCGCCCCGACCACGGCATCGGTGACGGCCTTGGCCTTGTCGTTCGCCTGGCCGATCGCGGTGGAGACATCGGGCGCGATCACCTCCACGCCGAGATCCGCGTTCAAGGTGTCCGGCGCGCCGCGCACCTGACCGGAGCCGACCACCGTGACATCACGCGAACCACTGCCGGAACTCGTGGTCCCGCACCCGGTGAGCAGCAGAGCCGTGCCGACCAGCACGGCGACGGAGCCTGTCATTCGTCGCATGCCCCAACCTCCCACGCTCCGCGCGGGAGGTCGACAGAACACGCCGCGCGCACCGAGACAATCCTGTCGGTCCCGGCGTGCTTTTGGCCGGGATCAGGACTCCGCCGCCGCCTTGATCTTCTCCAATGTCGCCTGCATGCCCGTCATCAGGTTCGCCTCGAATTGTTCCTCGCCGCCGAGGAATCGGTCGATCATCATCCGCACCGGCTTGCGCACTCCGATGGGCACGTCGCGGCGTTCGACGAGGCGGGTGCCGCCGTCGGCGGGCTCCAGCGTGTAGCTCCACACCGTGCCGTTCTCGGTCATCCGGAACGCGAAGGCGCGGTCGGGCTCGTAGCGCACGATCCGCGAGGTGGTCGGGTAGACGTAGTAGGGCTTGGCGCCGTCGCGATTGAGGTTGACCGTCCAGGTCCCGGCCCGCGGGCTGCCGAGCGGGATCATCCGGATGGTGGTGGGGCTGAACTCCGGCATTCGCCGCAGATCGGAGACGATCGCCCAGACGCGGTCCGGCGGCGCGGCGATCTGGATCGCGGCTTCGAGAGTGTTCGGCAACGCTGCCTCCGAGGTGCCTCGCGAGAGATGTAACTTCCGGTACCGGAAAATCGTACCGCCGGGTCGAAGATCAACTAGGTCACATTCTGGTGCGTTGTGGTGTCGAGCCTGTAATACCGGGCACACAATGGCTGATAGACGAGTCGGCAAGCAACAAAGCAGCACACCTGGGCCCAGGTTCCGTCAGACGCGAGGTGATCGGCCGTGAAACTCCGCTTTCTCCTCCACCGCAGGCGCGCGGACGCGCTGCCGCTGCTCCCCGACGGCGACTCCGGAACAGCACCCGCCGGTTCCGCCCGCGAGGAACGGCTGGAACGCCTCCTCACGCAACGCGAACTCGATCTCGTGGAACACCACCTGCTGTGAGCCCGGGGTGAACACCCTCGGCAACACTTGCGCGTACCGCCCATACTTTTGAGGTGACTTCACCAGCTGTCGCCAAACCGGCGATCCTCAGCGTCGACGACGACCCCGGCGTCTCCCGCGCGGTCGTCCGCGACCTGCGCCGCCGCTACGGCGCGGATTACCGGATCTTGCGAGCCGAATCGGGCGCGTCGGCGCTCGAGGCCCTGCGCGAGATGAAACTGCGCGGCCAGCCGGTCGCCGTGCTGATCGCCGACTACCGCATGCCCGGCATGAACGGCATCGAATTCCTGGAGCACGCCATGGACGTGCACCCGCACGCCCGGCGCGTGCTGCTCACCGCCTACGCCGACACCAACGCCGCGATCGAGGCGATCAATGTCGTCGACCTCGACCACTACCTGCTCAAGCCGTGGGATCCGCCGGAGGAGAAGCTGTACCCGGTGGTCGACGCGCTGCTGGAATCCTGGCGCGGCGACGATCGCCGCCCGGTGTACGAGACCAAGGTGATCGGTCACCGCTGGTCGGCCCGCTGCTCGCAGGTCCGCGAATTCCTGGCCCGCAACCAGCTGCCCTACCGCTGGTACCTGGCCGACGAACCGGAGGGCGCGCGGCTGCTGGAGGCGGCCGGAGCGAATCCCGAGCAATGCCCGGTGGTGATCGATCCCGCGGGCGACACGCTGATCACCCCCACCGATTCCGAACTGGCCGGGCGCGTCGGCCTGAGCACCGACCCGACCGGCGATTTCTACGATCTGATCGTGGTCGGCGGCGGCCCGGCCGGGCTGGGCGCGGCGGTGTACGGCGCCTCCGAGGGCCTGCGCACCGTGCTGGTGGAGCGCACCGCGACCGGCGGCCAGGCGGGCCAGAGCTCGCGCATCGAGAACTACCTGGGCTTCCCCGACGGCCTGTCGGGCGCGCAGCTGGCCGACCGGGCGCGGCGCCAAGCCGTCAAATTCGGCGCCGAGCTGGTCACCGCGCGACAGGTGGTGGGGCTGGAGATCTGCGGTTCGGCCCGGGTGGTGCGCTTCGACGACGGCAGTTCCGTTGCGGCGCACTCGGTTCTGATCGCCACCGGCGTCAACTACCGCCACCACCCGGCCCCGGGCGTGGACGACTTCACCGGCCGCGGCGTCTACTACGGCTCGGCCATGACCGAGGCCGCCGACTGCGCCGGCCGCGACGTCTACATCGTGGGCGGCGCGAATTCGGCCGGGCAGGCCGCGGTGTTCCTGTCCCGCAACGCGAACACCGTGCACATCCTGGTGCGCGGCGATTCGCTGGAGAAGTCCATGTCGCACTACCTGATTCGGCAGATCGAGCAGATCCCGAACATCAGGGTGCGCACCGGCACCGAGGTGGTCTGCGCCGAGGGCGACGACCATCTGGAGCGGATCGTGCTGCGCGACAACGCGACCGGCGCGGAGGACAAGGTCGAGGCCGAGCGCCTGTTCCTGTTCATCGGGGCCGCCCCGGAGACCGACTGGCTCGACGGCCTGCTGCGGCGCGACGAGGCCGGATACGTGATCGCGGGTCCCGATCTGATGATCGAGGGCGAGCGCCCGGCGGGCTGGGAACTGCCGCGGCCACCGGGCCATCTCGAGACCAGCATCCCCGGCGTCTTCGTGGCCGGTGACGTGCGCTCGGAGTCGGCGAAACGGGTCGCGTCCGCCGTGGGCGAGGGCGCGATGGCGGTCATGCTCGTCCACCGATACCTCGCCAAGCAGTAGGAGGTGTGCTCGGATGGGCACCCAACTGATTTGTGATCCCGACGAACTACGCACGCTGTTCCTGTTCGAGAAGCTCGACGACGACCAGCTGGCGTGGCTGTGCCGCGACGGCCGGGTCGAGCACTTCGAGCCCGGCCTGGTCTTCCGCGAGGGCGACCCGGCCACCTGCTTCTACGTCCTGATGGACGGCGAGGTCGTGCTGACCAAGCGGTCCGGCGGCGAGGAGATCGAGCTGGTGCGCACCAGCCATCGCGGCTCCTACTCCGGCGCGTGGTCGGCGTACATGGGCGACAAGGTCGACCAGAGCTACTCCGGCTCGTTCTACGTGACCGAGCCGTCGCGGTTCTTCGTGCTCGACGCGGGCACCTTCGCGCGGATGATGCAGGAGTGGTTCCCGATGGCCCTGCACCTGCTGGAGGGCGTGTTCTTCGGCAACCGCAACGCCAACGAGATCATCGGCCAGCGCGAACGGCTGCTGGCGCTGGGCTCGCTGTCGGCCGGTCTCACCCACGAGCTGAACAACCCCGCGGCGGCGGCGGTCCGGGCCACCGCGTCGCTGCGCGACCGGGTCGCCGGTATGCGGCACAAGCTGAAGATGATGGCGCACGGCAAGTTCGACTCCGCCGCGCTGGAGGCGCTGGTGCAACTCCAGGAGGAGGCGGCCACCCAGGTGGCGAAGGCCCCGACGCTCACCCCGATGGAGGCCGCCGACCGTGAGGACGAACTCGGCGACTGGCTGGAGAACCACGGCATCGCCAACGGCTGGGACATCGCGCCGACCTTCGTGCAGGCCGGATTCGACATCGACTGGCTGGAGAAGGTCGCGGCCACCCTGGAGGGCTGCGACGGCGGCGTGTTCGAGGGCGCGATCCGCTGGCTCAACTACACGGTCGAGACCGAGCTGCTGATGTCCGAGATCACCGACTCGACCACCCGCATCTCCTCGCTGGTGGACGCGGCCAAGCAGTACTCGCAGATGGACCGCGCGCCGTTCCAGGTGGTCGACCTGCACGAGCTGCTGGACAGCACGCTGGTGATGCTGGCCCGCAAGATCGGCGACGGCATCACCGTGGTCAAGGAGTACGACCGCGCCCTCCCGCAGGTGCCCTGCTACCCGGCGGAGCTGAATCAGGTGTGGACCAACCTGATCGACAACGCGGTCGCCGCGATGGACGGCCGGGGCACGCTCACCGTCCGCACCTACCGGGAGAACGACTGCGCCGCGGTGGAGGTGTGCGACACCGGCTCGGGCGTCCCGCCGGAGATCCGGAACCGGATCTTCGAACCGTTCTTCACCACCAAGCCGGTGGGCGAGGGCACCGGTCTGGGCCTGGACATCTCGTTCCGCATCGTGGTGAACAAGCACGGCGGTGACATACGAGTGGAATCGGAGCCGGGCGACACCCGATTCGTCGTCCGGTTGCCGTTGAACCCGACAAATCGTGCAGCGCAACCGAATCCGGAGGTGCAGTGATGTCGCAGGCGATCGAGGGTATCGATCCGGCGGTGCCGCCCAGCGGCCCCGGATGCGCGGAATGCGAAGCGGCGCAGGGCTGGTGGGTGCATCTGCGGCGCTGCGCCCAGTGCGGGCACGTCGGCTGCTGCGACACCTCCCCGGAGCAGCACGCCTCCCGGCACTTCGCCGACACCGGCCACCCGTTCATCCAGAGCTTCGAGCCGGGCGAGGACTGGTTCTGGGATTTCCGCACCGGCGAGATGTTCGGCGAGGGCCCGAAACTGGCGCCGCCGCAGCATCATCCGCGCACACAGACGGTGCCCGGACCGCGCGAACGGGTGCCCCGCGACTGGCAGAACCGCATACACTGAGGCCGGATCCGCCGCACGAGCGCGACCACGTCGGCGGGTCGTGCGGCGGACCATCCCTACCGGTACACCGTGCCAGGGTTTCGTTCCCGGTGAACGGGTATCCCCGCGGGTGTTTCCTGTCCCGCGGCGAGTGCCCGTTCACTGTGAACGATAGGAGCCCGTGCCGCCCCCGACTGTGCTGTGCCTGCACATCCATTGCCCCACAGCGCACACGGGGACCGCGGGCGCCGGGCGCGGCCCCGGCCTGTGACGTGTGGAGGATGACATGGCACTCGTGCTCGACACCGACACATTGGACCCCTGCGACCGCGCGGATGCGCTGGCGGCCGCCATACTCCGGGTCTCGGCGCCCGCGTACCTGGAGTATGCACCCTCGTCCGGCCCGGTCACCGGGCGCATGTACGCCTGGGGGCTGGGCCACCTCGACGTACTCCGCCTCGAACTGTCCGGTCTCCGGGTAGTGCGCACGGCCCGGCAGATCCGGGTATCGCCCAGCCCGACGCTCGCCACGATCGTCGTCGACCCCCGGGGCGCCCCGGCCCTGCACTGGATCCACGCGGAGGTCCGGGACCTCACCGGCCCCGGCGAATTGACCACCTTCGACCTGAACCTGCCCTACGACCTGAACTGGCGCGGCGGCGGGGTGACGGTGCTGTTCGTCCCGCTGGAGCGGCTCGGACTGCCCACCGAGACCATCCGCGCGGGCCTGGGCTGCCTGCGCGCCAGCCCGCTGTATCGACTGATGGTCGAGCACATCGGCCTACTGGCCCGGTCCATCCCCGAACTGGAGGGCGATCCGGGGGCCCAGGGCCTGGGCGACGCCTCCACGGAAATGCTGCGGGCCCTGATCGTTTCGGCGGCCACCCGCGACAGCGCGGACGGGACGATGGTTCCGGCGGACCTGCTGCTCGCCCAGATCCGCGAGTACGTGCGGCGCCGACTGACCAGCCCCGACCTGTGCCCGGCGAGTATCGCTCACGCACACCATATTTCGGTGCGCTACCTGTACAAGCTGTGTGCCCGCGCCGGAATCGGGTTGGAGCAGTGGATCATCGCGCAGCGCCTGGAACGGGCCCGCACCGAACTCGCCCGCGCCGAGTGCCGGTACCGCTCGATCGCGGCCGTCGCCTACGGCTGCGGTTTCCGGGACCCGTCGCATTTCGCGCGCCGATTCCGGGCCGCCTACGGCATGTCGCCGGGGCAGTGGCGGCGCGAGGCGTATGCGGGTCACGGGTTCCCAACCGCGCCCCCGGCCGGTACGCTGCGAGCCGCGTCGGACAGCCCCGGCGCATCGGAACCATCGGGGAATGCGGGGATATGAAACGACTTTCGGCGACCGCTGCCGCGCTGGGTGTGCTGGCGCTGGTTCTCACCGCGTGTGGTGGGCACGACAACTCGTCGAGCGCTGCCAGCGGATTACGTAAGAACGCCCCGACCAGTACCGCCACCAGATCCGCCGCCCCGACGACCCCCGCCGCCGTGCCCTCGCCGTCGCCCGCGCCCGGCACCCCCGCATCCGCCACCCCCGCCGGGGGCGCGACCCAGCCCACGTCGCAGACCATCTGCCGCGACTTCAAGGCCATGGACGCCGACGCGGAAAAGACCGTGGTGGAAAAGGTTCTCGCGGACAACCCCGGCTCGAAGCTCGACGGCAACCCGAGCCTGGCCCTGGGCACCGCGAAACTGGTCTGCCTCGCCTCCAGCGAGGCAGACGTCCCGGTCGCGGTCGCGATCGGCGTGACCCCCAAGTAGCCCGCCGCCCAGCCGAACCGCGCGGTATCGTTCGCCCTGCGACGTGCGAGGCGAAGGCTGGTGGTGTGTGGACGAGGCGGGGCTCGCCGAATTCGAACGGCAGCGGCAGCGGTTGTTCGCGCTGGCGTACCGCATGCTCGGCTCGGCCAGCGAGGCCGAGGACGCGGTGCAGGAGACCTATCTGCGCTGGGAGGCCGCCGACCGCGCCGAACTGCGTTCCCCCGAGGCGTGGTTGACCACGGTGGTGCTGAATCTGTCCCGCAGCTGGCTGGATTCGGCCCGGGCGCGCCGCGAGAGCTATGTCGGCCCGTGGCTGCCGGAACCGGTGCCGACCGGTCGCGGCGAACTCGGGCCGCTGGAGTCCGCCGAGCAGCGGGAGTCGGTCTCGCTGGCCATGCTCACCCTGCTGGAGCGGCTCACCCCGGCCGAACGCGCGGTGTTCGTGCTGCGCGAGGCGTTCGGCTACCCGCACCGCGAGATCGCGGCCGTGCTGGACCTCACCGAGGCCAATGCCCAGCAGCTGTACCGCCGTGCGCGCCACCGCATCCGGGACGACCGCGCGCGCTTCGACCCCGACCCGGCCCATGCCGATCGGCTGTTCGAGCGTTTCCTCGCGGCCGCGCGCGGCGGGGATGTGGCCGCGCTGCGGGAATTGCTGGCCGCTGACGTGGTGGCGACGGCCGACGGCGGCGGGATCGTGAACGCGGCGCGCCGCCCGGTTACCGGCGCGGATCGGGTCGCCCGCTACGTGGTCGGCCTGCTCGCCCGCGACATTCCCGGGCTCGAGCTCTCGATCGAACAGGTCAACGGCGCGCCCGCCGCGGTGGCCCGGGTCGCGGGCCACGTCCTGCTCATCGGCTCGATCGACAGTGTCGGCGACCGGATCTCGGCGGTGCGGATCATGGTGAACCCGGACAAGCTCGCCTACTTCACGCGCGCCGACCGGCAGCGGTGACGCGGATCACCGGCGGCGGCTGTCAGGGATCGGCGGGCCGTCCGGTCTGAGGGGTGTCGGCCTCTTCGGAAGGAGTCACCCCATGACCGCACACCATCGGATCGTCGTCCTGGGCGCCGGATACGCGGGCCTGTCGGCGGCGCGGCGATTGGCGCGCACGGCCCCCGGCACTCGGATCACCGTCGTCGATGCCCGCGCGGACCTGGTCGAGCGGGTCCGCCTGCACCAGGCATTGGCCGGGCAGTCGATACCTCGCCGCAATCTGCGAGACCTGCTGGGGCGCAAGGGAATAGAGTTCGTGCAGGCAACGGTCACCGGAATCGGCCTCGCGGACCGGCGCATCGCGCTGTCCGACGGATCCGGCCTCGGCTACGACACCCTCGTCTACGCCCTCGGCAGCGGCGCGGACGTGGACAGCGTTGCGGGCGTGCGGGATTACGCACACACCGTGGCCACGCTCGCCGACGTCGAGCGGGTGCGCGCCCTCGGCGGCCGGGTGGCGGTGGTCGGCGGCGGCGCCACCGGCATCGAGACCGCCGCCGAACTCGCCGAGGCCCGGCCGGACCTGCGGGTCGCCCTGGTCGGCGCGGAGGAGCCCGGCGCGTGGCTGTCGGTCAAGGCGCGCAAGCACATTCGCGCCGCCTTCGATCGGCTCGGCGTCGAGGTGCACGCGGGCGTCAAGGTGGTCGAGGTCGCGCCGACCGGGCTGCGGTCGGCCGACGGCGGCGTCATCGAGGCCGAAACGGTGTTGTGGACAACGGGTTTCGCGGTTCCGCGGCTGGCGGCCGCGGCCGGTCTCGCGGTCGATGGCCGGGGCCGCGTCCTGGTCGACGACGCGCTGCGCAGCTCCGACCCGAATGTGTACGCCGCGGGCGACAGCGCGGTGATCCCCGGCCCCGACGGCCGCGAACTGCGCATGGCCTGCGCGACCGCGCTGCCGACGGGCGCCTACGCGGCCACCGCCGTCGCCGCCCGGCTGCGCGGCGAACGGCCCGCGCCGCTGCGCTTCCGGTACCGCTTCCAATGCCTGAGCCTGGGTCGCCGCGACGGCGTGATCCAGTTCGTCCGCCCGGACGACGCCATGACCGACCGCGTGCTCACCGGCCGGGCCGCGGCGTGGTTCAAGGAGCTGATCGTGCGCGGCGCGAGCCGGGTGGCGCGACCATGATCATCGTCAACCAACCGTTGACTTTCGTCGTGAAGTCAACCTACAGT contains:
- a CDS encoding phosphatidylserine decarboxylase, giving the protein MARRPTPPGTPERAGLGHVADLVRDAIPPLHPAGLPFVAAPLAVALLGGRRKWVRRTGLAAAAASAAFFRHPHRVPPNRADVVVAPADGQVALVDTAVPPAELNLGDAALPRVSIFLSVLDVHVQRTPVSGTVREIVYRRGQFRSADLPEASAANERNTMVLETASGRLVAVVQIAGLLARRIVCEAAVGDTLTIGDTYGLIRFGSRVDTYFPAGTEPLVLPGQRTIGGETVLAELS
- a CDS encoding FAD-dependent oxidoreductase; this translates as MTSPAVAKPAILSVDDDPGVSRAVVRDLRRRYGADYRILRAESGASALEALREMKLRGQPVAVLIADYRMPGMNGIEFLEHAMDVHPHARRVLLTAYADTNAAIEAINVVDLDHYLLKPWDPPEEKLYPVVDALLESWRGDDRRPVYETKVIGHRWSARCSQVREFLARNQLPYRWYLADEPEGARLLEAAGANPEQCPVVIDPAGDTLITPTDSELAGRVGLSTDPTGDFYDLIVVGGGPAGLGAAVYGASEGLRTVLVERTATGGQAGQSSRIENYLGFPDGLSGAQLADRARRQAVKFGAELVTARQVVGLEICGSARVVRFDDGSSVAAHSVLIATGVNYRHHPAPGVDDFTGRGVYYGSAMTEAADCAGRDVYIVGGANSAGQAAVFLSRNANTVHILVRGDSLEKSMSHYLIRQIEQIPNIRVRTGTEVVCAEGDDHLERIVLRDNATGAEDKVEAERLFLFIGAAPETDWLDGLLRRDEAGYVIAGPDLMIEGERPAGWELPRPPGHLETSIPGVFVAGDVRSESAKRVASAVGEGAMAVMLVHRYLAKQ
- a CDS encoding SRPBCC family protein translates to MPNTLEAAIQIAAPPDRVWAIVSDLRRMPEFSPTTIRMIPLGSPRAGTWTVNLNRDGAKPYYVYPTTSRIVRYEPDRAFAFRMTENGTVWSYTLEPADGGTRLVERRDVPIGVRKPVRMMIDRFLGGEEQFEANLMTGMQATLEKIKAAAES
- a CDS encoding UBP-type zinc finger domain-containing protein, which gives rise to MSQAIEGIDPAVPPSGPGCAECEAAQGWWVHLRRCAQCGHVGCCDTSPEQHASRHFADTGHPFIQSFEPGEDWFWDFRTGEMFGEGPKLAPPQHHPRTQTVPGPRERVPRDWQNRIH
- a CDS encoding beta-ketoacyl-ACP synthase III, translating into MAARLAQVDGAEYTAMLGLGVYRPGRVVTNDEVAGPINSSDEWIRTRSGIRTRRFASEEETVIAMSVAAARDALESAGVTADQIDCVIVATSSWLLLTPAAAPQIATELGMNHPAAFDISAGCAGFCHALTLASDLVKGGTAGHVLVIGVERLTDTINPADRGTAFLFADGAGAVVVGPSDEPGIGPTVWGSDGTQHHAIRQDKNWIEFFREVEEQGADAVRPYLAMEGTAVFRWAAHSLKKVCLEAIERAGLSPSDLDAMVPHQANGRIIEIMARELRLAESCALAEDIEEAGNTSAASIPLAMEALLRKGETKPGADALLVAFGAGLSYAAQVVKLPNWQ
- a CDS encoding NAD(P)/FAD-dependent oxidoreductase yields the protein MTAHHRIVVLGAGYAGLSAARRLARTAPGTRITVVDARADLVERVRLHQALAGQSIPRRNLRDLLGRKGIEFVQATVTGIGLADRRIALSDGSGLGYDTLVYALGSGADVDSVAGVRDYAHTVATLADVERVRALGGRVAVVGGGATGIETAAELAEARPDLRVALVGAEEPGAWLSVKARKHIRAAFDRLGVEVHAGVKVVEVAPTGLRSADGGVIEAETVLWTTGFAVPRLAAAAGLAVDGRGRVLVDDALRSSDPNVYAAGDSAVIPGPDGRELRMACATALPTGAYAATAVAARLRGERPAPLRFRYRFQCLSLGRRDGVIQFVRPDDAMTDRVLTGRAAAWFKELIVRGASRVARP
- a CDS encoding helix-turn-helix domain-containing protein translates to MALVLDTDTLDPCDRADALAAAILRVSAPAYLEYAPSSGPVTGRMYAWGLGHLDVLRLELSGLRVVRTARQIRVSPSPTLATIVVDPRGAPALHWIHAEVRDLTGPGELTTFDLNLPYDLNWRGGGVTVLFVPLERLGLPTETIRAGLGCLRASPLYRLMVEHIGLLARSIPELEGDPGAQGLGDASTEMLRALIVSAATRDSADGTMVPADLLLAQIREYVRRRLTSPDLCPASIAHAHHISVRYLYKLCARAGIGLEQWIIAQRLERARTELARAECRYRSIAAVAYGCGFRDPSHFARRFRAAYGMSPGQWRREAYAGHGFPTAPPAGTLRAASDSPGASEPSGNAGI
- a CDS encoding RNA polymerase sigma-70 factor, which translates into the protein MDEAGLAEFERQRQRLFALAYRMLGSASEAEDAVQETYLRWEAADRAELRSPEAWLTTVVLNLSRSWLDSARARRESYVGPWLPEPVPTGRGELGPLESAEQRESVSLAMLTLLERLTPAERAVFVLREAFGYPHREIAAVLDLTEANAQQLYRRARHRIRDDRARFDPDPAHADRLFERFLAAARGGDVAALRELLAADVVATADGGGIVNAARRPVTGADRVARYVVGLLARDIPGLELSIEQVNGAPAAVARVAGHVLLIGSIDSVGDRISAVRIMVNPDKLAYFTRADRQR
- a CDS encoding SIMPL domain-containing protein; this encodes MRRMTGSVAVLVGTALLLTGCGTTSSGSGSRDVTVVGSGQVRGAPDTLNADLGVEVIAPDVSTAIGQANDKAKAVTDAVVGAGAKREDVQTADVALQPQFGPDHTVTGYRATNSLHVTVRDLPRASAVLSAAVQAGGNDARIQGVSFGLDDNSKLLADARARAFADAKARAEQYAVLAGLKLRDVKTINETSSGTPPPTPRFNQGAAAGPDIPLEPGTQTVTFTVTVTWDLG
- a CDS encoding ATP-binding protein, encoding MGTQLICDPDELRTLFLFEKLDDDQLAWLCRDGRVEHFEPGLVFREGDPATCFYVLMDGEVVLTKRSGGEEIELVRTSHRGSYSGAWSAYMGDKVDQSYSGSFYVTEPSRFFVLDAGTFARMMQEWFPMALHLLEGVFFGNRNANEIIGQRERLLALGSLSAGLTHELNNPAAAAVRATASLRDRVAGMRHKLKMMAHGKFDSAALEALVQLQEEAATQVAKAPTLTPMEAADREDELGDWLENHGIANGWDIAPTFVQAGFDIDWLEKVAATLEGCDGGVFEGAIRWLNYTVETELLMSEITDSTTRISSLVDAAKQYSQMDRAPFQVVDLHELLDSTLVMLARKIGDGITVVKEYDRALPQVPCYPAELNQVWTNLIDNAVAAMDGRGTLTVRTYRENDCAAVEVCDTGSGVPPEIRNRIFEPFFTTKPVGEGTGLGLDISFRIVVNKHGGDIRVESEPGDTRFVVRLPLNPTNRAAQPNPEVQ